From the Bacillus sp. FJAT-22090 genome, the window TTGACATTATTCGATGGAATCATACAATAGAATTAGAACATAAGGAGTTTTGTATGTATTTTTATTATTTTAAACCAATTACTTTTGTAGCATTTTTTACGAAGAATTATTTTTTGCAAAATTATTAATAAATTATTAGGAGTTGAAATTATGTCAAGTGATAACAAAAATAAGTCAATGGGTTGGTTGAAGGGAGTTCTTACAAATCAAAATCATTTTCCCGAAACAGAACAAAAAGGAAAAGAAGAAGTCTCTATTCAGCTAATAGAAGAGTATAGTAATATGGAGGATTCCTTTCCTCCAGAACAGCCTAGTAAAAAGTACATATTATCAAAAGATAACCAAGATAAGTTATCTTTAGATTTAATTGTTTCGTTAGAGAACCTACTAAATGATCGGCAATTGATGTTTTATAAAAATGAAGGACTCGAAGAACAATTACAAACTGCAAATGAATCAAATAGTCGTTTAAAGCATGATTTGGTAAAGAAAGAACAACTTGTTCAAGACAAAAATAAAGAAATACGTACACTTGAAAGTAATCTTACAAACAAACAAATGAGCTATGATCAGCTCCTAGAGGATTATAAGGAGTATCAAAGCACTTCAAGCAGTGATTTTGACAATATTTCAATTCAACTTGAGAAAGAGATCAATAAATACAACATGCTTAAAGAAGAGTCCTCCAATAATCAGTATCAAAACATGCTATCCATTAGAGAGCTGGAAGAGAGAATAAGAGAATTGGAAGTTGAAAATCAAAAATCCATTGAACAATTTACACAAGTACTAGAGGAAAAAACTGAATTAATGAAAACAATCAATGATTTTACTGAGAGAATGTCTTTTTCATTCACTACTAAAGTAACTAACAAAGATTAAAAAAGGAACTCTCCATTCACTAGTAGAGAAAGGAGACAACTTATGTCAGTCTATCTAGTAAAATTAGTAGAATTAATATCAATTAATATAGAATCAGATCAATCATTTTTGCATATTAAATTAACAACTGAAAAAGATGTAGAATTACTTTGGAAAATTGATGATTTCACAGCTGAGAATCTGAAGGCATTGACTGTGTTTGGTGAACATCATAAATACAGACTGTCCTATTATAGCTCGTGGGATTCAACTAAAAATCAATATATTAGTTATTTAACAAGGACTTTCCTAGATCAAAGTGAAAAAATCTATTTTGCTTGTTCAGAAGCATACGTAAAAGGATTAAAAGCTATTAAAACTGACGAAGTAAATAGCCAGATTCTTTTACCGTCGATTGCCACTTCTTTATCTATTGAACCTGAAAAAAAGAAACATAAAAAATCTTTGCAAAGTTTTGCCTGGGTCTCCTTAGTCTTTATGAGTGTATTGACGATCGTTCTTGTAGCAAATTCACTCTTATCTATGGCAGAAACGAATGAAAATAGTAAAGAACTTAAAAAAAATAAAACGCAAGAAATAGAAATACCTATCGCTAGCTTGAAAGGAAAAACCGACTCTTTTCAAAAAACTAGTATTCCCGAACAAGAATCTGCCCTTCCTTTAGTAGAACTTAGTGAAAACGTTAACTTTAGCATTCAGGAAGGAAACGTTGCCCTGACTTTCGATGATGGCCCTTCCAAATTCACTAAGGAAATTACAGATATTCTAAAGGAACATGATGTTGGTGGAACATTCTTTTTTATTGGAAAAAATGTAGAGAAGCATCACGATTCTATTCAATATGTCAAATTCAATGGGTATTCTATTGGAAGCCATTCTATGCATCATCACAATTTTACTAATCTATCTGTAGAACAACAGGAATACGAACTCTTACATACAAACAAATTAATTGAAAATATAACTCAGGAGAAAATAACTCTTTTTAGACCACCATACGGCTCTAAAAATGAAATTACAATAGAATTAATGGATAAAACGAACACCAAGATGGTACTTTGGAATGCTGATACGGAAGATTGGAAAAGTCAAAATGCAAACGAAATTGTTAATTATGTTGTCAATTCTAAAACCTCAGGGTCAATAATCTTACTACACGAATCACAGGCAGTTATAGAAGCATTACCAAGAATAATTGAGCATTTGAAAAATCAAGGTTTACATATTGTTAGTTTAAACTAAAGATAAAATAATATATAAAGGAGCTGCCTTTAAAACTATGGGCAACTCCTTTATTAGTCTCATTTAATAATACCTTAGTTTACCAGCCAAATACGGACTTCATGTCGCTTATACTTTTTTCTTGTTGTTTTAAGCTTTCTAAATATTCTTCTCCAGTTATCGTGTTTACTTCCATACCTAAGTCATCAATACGCTTGATATGCTCTGGATCTTGAGCTGCTTTTGAAATTGCATCTGCTAGTTTTTTGGCTATTTCTTTATCTAGACCTGCTGGAGCACCTATTCCTCTACTTAACATACGATCAATTTTTGTACCTGCAATTTCGTTCAAAGTTGGAACATCAGGTAGAAACTATCATCATTCTTAATGAAAAAATACATTTTATAGCGTGCTTATTATTTGTAGGAAAAATCAACCTTTAGTTGGGATATATTCATATACAGTTAGAAAATCAGCATATGTAGTTGGAATAATGGAGAGTTTAGTCGGAAACAAATTTATTCCAGACAAAAAAGGAGTTGTCCCTTATCGGACAACTCTTTTTTGATTATTTCAACAATCCCTGCTTCAAATCACTATGCCACTTAGTCAGCTGTGGTAAATCTTCTTCTGCGATTGTTCCAGCTTCCTTTGCTGCATACACGAGTGCATCATAATTTGTTAAACTTACGAAGGTTATTCCTGCTTCTTTAAATGCTTCCTCTGCTTTAGGAAGACCGTATGTAAAAATACTTACAACTCCTAGAACATCCAAGCCTTCTTTTTGCAGTGCTTCCACTGCAACTAAGCTGCTTCCACCTGTAGATATTAGATCTTCAATTACAACTACCTTTTGTCCTGGCACAACTTTACCTTCAATTTGATTGCCACGACCATGCTCTTTGGCTTTCGAACGAACGTACATCATTGGTAGTTCTAATACGTCGCTAACCCATGCGGCATGTGGAATTCCAGCTGTTGCTGTCCCAGCTACCGCTTCTGTTCCTAGAAAGTATTTTTCTATTGCTTCTGCTAACCCTTTTGCAATCTCTTTTCGGATTTCAGGAGAAGACATCGTAATGCGGTTATCACAGTAGATTGGAGATTTAATACCGGAAGCCCATGTGAAAAGTTCATTTGGCTTTAGCTCTACAGCTCCTACTTGAAGTAATGCTTTTGCGATTTTATTTTCTAATGTCATGCGTTTTCCTCCCACATGTTTAATACTTTTTCATACGCGAATACTGGATTTTCTGCTTTTGTGATTGCACGGCCTACTACAATGTGAGATGAGCCAAGTACTTTTGCATTTGAAGGAGTAGCAACACGAACTTGATCGTGTGTGTCTCCTTCTGCTAAACGAATTCCTGGTGTCACACGTAAGAAGTCATTGCCGCAAGCTTCTGCAATTTTTTTTGCTTCTAAAACGGAACAAACGACACCGTCGAGATTTGCTTGTTTTGCTAGTTTTGCATAGTGAACAACAGACTCATCAATTGTCGCTTGAATGAGTTGTTCCTCTTGCATTTGCTTCTCAGAAGTTGATGTGAGTTGAGTTACTGCAATAATAGAAGGTCTTCTATTTCCTGCAGTTGTACCTGCTTCTAAACCCTCTCTTGCCGCAATCATCATCGCTTCTCCACCAGCCGCATGGATATTAACGAGGTCTGCTCCAAGTCGAGCAAGTCCTTTCATCGCTTGTCCTACAGTGTTTGGGATGTCATGCAATTTTAAATCTAGAAAAACATCATGACCCATTTCTTTTAGCTTATATACAATGGAAGGGCCTTCTTGTAAATATAGCTCCATGCCTACTTTAACAAATAGTGTCTGTTCAAAATGAGACAAGAATTGATATACATCTTCTGCAGTAGCAAAATCTAATGCAATTATAGGACTGTTTTTCATAAACGATGACTCCTTCCAACTAGTTCAGATATCGTATTAAAACCTAATTCATCTAATTTATTTGGGAGCTGGTCAATTAGAGTCGGGCAAACAAAAGGATCTACAAAGTTTGCTGTACCTACTGCAACAGCACTAGCCCCTGCACTTAAGAAGTCAATGACATCTTCAATAGTAGCAATTCCACCCATACCAATAATCGGAATAGATACTTGCTTTGCTACATCATATACCATTCGAAGTGCTACAGGTTTAATTGCTGGCCCTGATAATCCTCCTGTTATATTTGCTATTACAGGTCTTCCTGTTTTAGTATCTAATCGCATCCCGAGCAGCGTATTAATCATCGTTATTCCGTCTGCTCCACCTGCTTCCACTGCTTTTGCAATGTCATTTACATTTGTAACATTAGGTGAAAGCTTTACATATACCGGAACGGAAGATACTGCTTTCACTGCTTTCGTTAATTCTTCCGCCACTTTCGGATCTGTCCCAAATGTAATACCACCTTGTTTTACATTCGGACAGGAGATATTAAGTTCCAGTGCATGAACATTTGGTACTTTGGAGATTGCTTCTGCAACTGTAACATAATCTTCTGTAATATAACCTGCTACATTTGCGATAATAGGCACATCATATTGCTCTAGCCAAGGGAGTTCATTTTCCATTACTTTCGTTAAGCCTGGATTTTGTAAGCCAATTGCATTTAACATTCCAGCAGGTGTTTCAGCTACACGAGGAGTTGGATTTCCTAATCTCGTTTCTGGTGTAGTTGCTTTAATCATAATTGCTCCAAGCTTAGAAAGATCATATAACTGCGCATATTCTTTTCCAAATCCAAAGCAACCCGAAGCTGGCATTATCGGATTTTTCAAGGAAAGGCCTGGTAATTCGACTGCTAATCTATTCATACTCGAATCACTCCTGACTCAAACACTGGTCCATCTGAACAAACTTTCACATAATCAGCATCTGTTTTTTCTGTAGTTTCGCACACACACGCAAAGCATGCACCTATGCCACAACCCATTCTTTGTTCAAATGATAGATATCCTTCTTTTTCTGGATACATTTTCTCAAGCGCAGCAAGCATAGGCGTTGGACCACAGCTATAATACACTGAAAAATCATCCTCTAATGTTTCAAGCACATTTGTAACAAATCCTGCATGACCAAAGCTACCATCAGCTGTTACGATAAATGTTTCACCGAGTTCCGTAAATTGTTTCTCATAGAAGACTACATCTTTTGTTTGGAAACCTAGCACATGAATTGGCTGTACTCCTTTATCAACCAATCTTTTCGACAGCTCATAAAGTGGAGGCACTCCAATTCCACCTCCTACAAGTAAAGCTTTTTGACCCGCTTGTATTTTATCAATTGAAAAACCATTTCCAAGAGGTCCAAGTACATCAACCTGGTCCCCTTGTCTTTTTTCAGAAAGAAGGATAGTCCCTCTTCCATCGGCGCGGTAAATCATTGTAAATTCTAATGTTTCTTTGTTAATAGAAGATATACTGATTGGTCTTCTAAGCAAAGGTTCCATTTGATCAGACACACGTATATGGACAAATTGACCTGGCTGATTCATTTCTAATGCGAGCTGTCCACTTAATGTTAGTTCAAAAATGTTCGTCGCAATTTGACTTTGGTTTACGACTTGCATTTGTTCTTGTCTGATCATGCTCGAACCTCCTGTTTCTGCATTATTTCTGTAGAGAATGTCATAGACTCAATTACTCTCAACATTGCTTCTGCTGTATCTAAAGAAGTTAAACACGGTATACCATTTTCTACTGACTCACGTCTAATGCGGAAGCCATCTCGTTCTGGTTGCATGCCTTTAGTTAGTGTATTAATAACAAATTGTGCATTTCCTTTTTGAATGACATCTAAAATCGTTGTGCCTTTTGAGCCAATTTTATCTACAATATCAACTGGAATGCCAGCTTTTTGGATTATATCTGCTGTTCCTTCTGTAGCTATAATTCGGAAGCCTATATTATAAAATCTTTTTGCGATCTCAGTAGCTTCTTCTTTGTCTTTATCTGAGATGGTCATTAGGACAGAGCCATGATCTTTAATTTCCATTCCAGCTGCTACTAAACCTTTATATAAAGCTTTTTCTAAGGTAATGTCTTTCCCCATTACTTCACCGGTCGATTTCATCTCTGGTCCTAGTGTAATATCCACTCTGCGAAGTTTTGCAAAACTAAATACCGGTACCTTTACGTATACTCCTGGACTATTTGGAGCAAGCCCTGGTTTGTATCCTTGTTTTACAATGGATTGACCTAATATTGCTTTTGTCGCAATGTTTGCCATTGGAATTGATGTTATTTTACTTAAGAAAGGTACTGTACGACTTGAACGTGGATTTACTTCAATCACATATACTTCGTCTTTTGAAATGACGTATTGAATGTTCATTAACCCGACAATCTTTAATCCTTTAGCAAGACGAGTTGTGTAATCTACCAGTGTATCGATATGTTTTTGTGATAGTTTTTGCGGTGGATACACAGCGATTGAGTCACCAGAGTGAACTCCTGCTCGTTCAATATGTTCCATGATTCCTGGAATGAGTACATTTTCCCCGTCACAGATAGCATCAACTTCGACTTCTGTTCCAGTTAAATAACGGTCGATTAACACTGGTTTTTCTGGACTCGCTTCTACAGCATTTTCCATATAATGTTTGATTTCATCTTCGTTATATACGATTTGCATCGCACGACCACCAAGCACATAGGAAGGTCTTACTAATACTGGATAACCAATTTCATTTGCAATTACAATCGCTTCCTCTACAGAAACTGCAGTTTTTCCTAATGGTTGTGGAATTCCGATTTCGTGCAGGGCAGCTTCAAACTTATTACGGTTTTCCGCTCGATCAATATCCTCTAGTGTAGTACCTAGAATTTTAACTCCTCTTTCTTCTAATGCATCTGCTAGGTTGATAGCTGTTTGTCCTCCGAATTGAACAACAACTCCTTTTGGTTGCTCTAGGTCCACGATATGCATTACATCTTCTATTGTTAATGGTTCGAAATATAATTTGTCTGAGATAGAGAAGTCAGTTGAAACTGTTTCCGGATTATTATTAATAATGATCGCTTCATATCCTGCTTCTTTAATTGCCCATACAGAATGTACAGTTGCGTAGTCAAACTCTACCCCTTGCCCAATACGTATCGGACCAGAACCTAATACAATGACACTTTCTTTTTCCGAACGGATGGATTCGTTTTCTTCTTCATACGTACCATAGAAGTAAGGTGTTTCCGATTCAAATTCTCCTGCACAAGTATCAACCATTTTGTATACTGGTACAATTCCATGTTCTTTTTTGAAGTCATACACTTCTATTTCTTTTACATCCCAATATTTTGCGATTGTTTTATCAGCAAATCCCATACGTTTTGCTTTGTATAATACTTCTTGATTGAAAGGATTTTCTTGAATAACCTTCTCATATTGCACAATGTTTTGTAGTTTGTTTAAGAAAAACACATCGATTTGGCTCCACTCATGGATTTGCTCTACCGATACGCCTCTACGCAACGCTTCTCCGATGAAGAACAAACGCTCATCACCTGCACGTCGAATACGTTTTTTCATCCACTCGTCTGTAATAGATTCACTGTTTTTCATTTCTAAATGGAAGTGTCCAGTTTCAAGAGAACGAACTGATTTTAAAATTGCTTCTTCAAACGTACGACCAAGTGACATTACTTCACCAGTTGCTTTCATCTGTGTTCCAAGATTACGTTTTGCAGATTCGAACTTATCGAATGGCCATCTAGGAATTTTAGCAACAATATAATCGAGAGCAGGTTCGAAGCAAGCGTATGTTTTTTCTGTAACAGGATTCATCATTTCATCCAATGTTAATCCGACAGCTATTTTTGCAGCTAGTTTTGCTATTGGGTAACCAGTTGCTTTTGATGCAAGCGCTGAAGAACGACTAACACGTGGGTTAACTTCAATAATGTAGTAGTTAAAGCTATGTGGATCAAGTGCTAGCTGAACATTACATCCACCTTCAATTTTTAATGCACGAATAATTTTTAGCGATACATTTCGTAGCATTTGGTTTTCACGATCTGATAATGTTTGAGTTGGTGCAACTACGATAGAGTCCCCTGTATGAATTCCAACTGCATCTACGTTTTCCATATTACATACAACAATTGCATTATCCGCAGAGTCACGCATTACCTCATACTCTATTTCTTTATATCCAGCAATGGATTTCTCAAGAAGACACTGCGTTACTGGGCTATATTTTAATCCGCTTGTTACGATTTCCAATAAGTCTGCATCATTATGACAGATTCCACCACCTGTTCCTCCAAGGGTGAATGCCGGGCGCACGATTACAGGGTAGCCAATTCTTTCAACAAATGCTTTTGCTTCCTCTAAATTATGAATGATATCACTTTCTGGAACTGGTTCATTTAATTCATTCATCAATGTACGGAATAAATCACGATCTTCCGCTTTATGGATTGCCTCCAGTTTTGTACCTAGAATTTCAATACCTAGTTCATCCAAAATACCTGATTCATCCAGCTGAATGGCCATATTCAGACCAGTTTGACCACCTAGTGTTGGAAGTATTGCGTCAGGACGCTCCTTACGAATAATTTTGCTTACAAAAGGTAGAGTGATTGGTTCGATATATACTTTATCTGCTATTTCTGTGTCAGTCATAATTGTCGCTGGATTAGAATTTACAAGGATTACTTTATATCCTTCCTCTTTTAATGACATACACGCTTGTGTTCCAGCATAGTCAAACTCAGCTGCTTGACCGATTACAATTGGACCAGATCCGATAACTAAAATTGTTTCTATATCTTTACGTTTAGGCATTTGAATTCTCCTTTTTGTCTCTAGCATTCATTAATTCGATAAACTGATCAAATAGATGAGTAGAATCTTCAGGTCCCGAAGATCCTTCAGGATGGAACTGTACACAGAACACTGGGAACTTTTTATGTCTTACACCTTCAACCGTACCGTCATTCAATGCAACATGTGTAATTTCTAAATCTGTATTTGCAATTGAGTCTGCATCAATTGCATAACCATGGTTCTGAGAAGTTAACTCTGTTCTTCCAGTAGTTAAATCTTTTACCGGATGATTCCCTCCACGATGTCCAAATTTTAATTTAAATGATGTTGCTCCACTTGCTAGAGAAATAAGCTGATGACCAAGACATACTCCGAAAATCGGAACGTTTCCAATAATTCCTTTCACCATTTCGATAGCCTCTGGTATATCGGTTGGATCTCCAGGTCCATTTGAAAGCATTACACCATCTGGATACATACCTAAGATTTCTTTTGCGGAAGTGTTATATGGCACAACTATAATGTCGCAATCGCGTTTGTTTAATTCTCTTAAAATACCGTGCTTCATACCAAAATCTACTAATACTACTCTTTTTCCGCGTCCTGGACTTGGATATGGACGTGTTATGGAAACCTGTTCTACAACATTTCTTGGTATTTCAGTAGATTTCAATGTCTGAACTATTTCTTCTACCTTAACTTCTTCTCCAGCTTTTGTTAGCTGCCCTTTTAAGGACCCGTGTTTACGAATAATACGGGTTAACTTTCTTGTATCGATTCCTTCAATTCCTGGAACATTTTTTGCTGCTAAAAATTCACTTAATGAGCCAGCACTTCTAAAATTAGATGGTTGTTCTGCAAGCTCTCTAACAACTACACCAGAAAGTCCAATCTCAATAGCTTCAAAATCATCAGGGTTTACACCATAATTACCAACCATTGGGTAAGTAAACGTTAATATTTGACCACAGTTGGAAGGGTCGGAAATAGATTCCTGATAACCGGTCATAGCCGTTGTAAATATTACCTCACCAATTGTCCCTTCCTCACTTCCAAATGCATTTCCTTTAAATACAGTGCCGTCTTCTAATATTAAATATCTTGTTTTCATGCGTTCTCCTCCTGCCATACGATTTCTCCGTTGAAAATAGTTAATTGAGGCCATCCATTACAAGCCCAACCGTCAAATGGTGTATTTTTACCTTTTGATAAAAATGCTTCTTTATCAATCGCTTGTTCTTTTTCTAAGTCAATCAAAACTAAATCAGCAGGTGCCCCCTCTTCTAGTTTTCCAAACTCAAATCCAAAAACTTCAGCAGGCTTTATCGTTAAGTAATCTAATAACTGTTTCAAAGTCCACTCACCAGTTTTCACAAAATGTGTATACAAGAGAGGAAATGATGTTTCTAGTCCGACAATTCCAAATGGTGCTTTTTCGAATCCATTTGCTTTTTCTTCTTCTGTATGAGGAGCATGATCTGTTGCAATAAAATCTAGCGTGCCGTCGAGCAATCCAGACCGAAGTGCAAGCATATCTTCTTTCCCTCTTAATGGTGGATTCATCTTCCAAACGGCATTATTCGATGGAATATCATCCTCGTTAAGCAATAAATGATGAGGACTTACTTCTGCTGTCACTTTTACTCCAGCTTTTTTAGCATCTCTAATTACACGGACAGATTCCTTCGTACTAACGTGACAAACATGATAATGTGCTCCCGCTGCTTCAGCGAGTAAAATATCCCGGGCTATATGTACTGATTCTGAAACGGAAGGGATCCCTTTTAGTCCAAGTTCTTCATTTCGTTTTCCTTTGTGCATAACTCCACCGTATATAAGTGAGTTTTCTTCACAGTGAGCTACTACAGGAATTTGAAAATTTGCTGCTTCCTCCATCGCTTCTAGCATTGTGCCAGCTGCCTGCACGCCTACTCCATCATCTGTTAAAGCAAATGCTCCTAGCTTTTTCAATGCTTCAATATCTGTTCTTTCTTTTCCAGCTTGGCGAATAGTGATAGATGCATACGGCAACACTCGCACAAGCGCATTTTTCTCTATTAAGTCTAAAACATGGGTGAAGTTTTCAACTGTATCTGGTACGGGTCTCGTATTTGGCATTGCACAGATGGTTGTATATCCACCTTTAGCTGCTGCTTTCGTTCCACTTTCAATCGTCTCCTTGTGCTCGCCACCTGGCTCACGTAAATGAACATGTACATCGATGAAACCAGGAGAAAGTAACATACCTTTACCATCGATTACTTGTGCATCATTTATTGTTTCATTCATCCCAATTTTAGTGATTACTCCGTTTTCTATCACAACTGAAGTGTTTTCTAAATTTCCTTCATTGTTAACTATTTGAACGTTTTGAATAATTTTTGTCATCCTATTCTCTCCCTTTCAAAATCATTTCAATGACTGCCATCCGAATGAAAACACCATTTTCTATTTGCTTAAAGATTCTTGAACGATCTACTTCAATTAGTTCACTCGCTATTTCAATATCTCTATTAAATGGACCTGGATGCATAATGATTGCATTTTCCTTCATCCTTTTTTCTCTTTCTACAGTCAATCCATACGCTGCATGATAACTTTCATTTGTAAAGTATGATTTTCCATCATGTCTTTCATGCTGTACACGAAGCATCATCATTACATCACTTGTCTCAATTATTTCATCCATATTGTTGACTGCATCAAATTCTGCTTGCCACTCGGGTGGGCATACAAAATTAACTTTCGCTCCAAGTCTTATAAGCGCATCTGCATTTGACCGGGCAACTCGGCTATGTGCAATATCTCCAACTATAGTTATTTCCTTATTTTCAAACGTCCCGAATTCTTGTTGGATAGTCAATAAATCAAGGAGGCTTTGTGTAGGATGATTCCCTGTTCCATCTCCGCCGTTAATAATGACTGGTTTTACTTTTTCTATTAATTCATCAAAGAAGTTATTTTGTTCATGTCTGATTACAACCGCATCAACCCCAATTGATTCTAAGGCTTTCACCGTGTCATATAGTGTTTCTCCTTTTAAAGTGCTAGAAAAGCCAGCCTCAAAAGGAAGTACATTTAAATGTAACTTTCTCTCGGCCATTTCAAAGCTCATTTTTGTTCGTGTACTCGGTTCAAAAAATAAGTTAGCCATTGTGTAGTTATGTTTTAACGTGGATTGTTCGCCTTCACGAAATGCTTGAGCTAGTTTTAAAATATCCATAATTTGTTCTTTAGATAATTCTTTCATCGATACTAAGTTTTTCATCTATATCCCCCTATATTAAATGCATGTTGGCATATTTGCGTTCAGATTTTTATCGATTTAGCTCGATAAATTCCTCGAAAGATCTATGACATCCGCCGGAGGCTTTAACTTTATTCAGAAATTTGTCTCAATGAAGTTAAAAACCTTCTCGAAAAGTCTCGAGAAGGTTCGTTTTTGCATAGACAAGTAAAGGATCTTATGGAAAATCCCTACTCTTCTAGCCGAACCTTTTGTTGACTCTCTGTTCAACTTCTTAAAAGGTTATTTATTCTTTTTGTTCCATACCTGCAATTGGTTCTTCTTTTCTACCCGGAAGCACTAGGTTTAAAATAACCCCAATAATCGCTGCTAATGCCATTCCTTCAATACTTAATGATTCTGATACAACAAACTTCGCACCACCGATACCTATTACTAAAATTACAGATGCAATTACTAGATTACGATTATTACCGAAGTCAATATTGTTTTCTACGAGCATTCGAAGACCACTTGATGCAATAATTCCGAATAGGAGTATGGAAACTCCACCTAGAACTGCTGTTGGAATCGATGCGATCACTGCCATAACTTTTCCAAGGAATGAAATAGCTATCGCAACGACAGCTGCACCTAAAATTACATATACACTATATACACGTGTGATGGCCAAAACTCCGATGTTTTCACCATAAGTCGTTTTAGGTGGTCCACCGATTAGTGAACTAACAAATGTTCCTAAACCATCACCTAGTAAAGAACGATGTAAACCTGGTTCTTTTATATAATCACGTTCAACTACTTTACCAAGTACTAATTGATGACCTATATGTTCTGAAATTGTTACAATTACGATTGGAACCATAATTAGCAACAACTTAGAAGTTATTACAAAATCATAATCTATTCCTGGAATTAAGAAGTCAGGTACTTCAAACCACTGCGCTTGTTTTACTGCTGTGTAATCAATAATCCCAATGGCTGCTGAGTAAATATAGCCTACTATTAAACCGATTAAAATTGGCATAGTGCTTAAAATGTTTTTAAAATAAATGGTGCAGAAAATCGCTGTAAATAATGTTACAAGAGCAGCAGAGAAGTGTGTAAAGCTATATACCGAGTTACCATCTACTTTTATATTCATCGCCATATCTACAGCTACTCCAGCAAGTCCTAATCCAATAACCATGATTACGGGACCAACTACAATTGGGGGTAGTAGTTTCATAATCCATTTATACCCGCTTTTCCAAATAACCAGGGCAACTATTCCGTACGTAATACCAACAAACATCCCACCGATCATTGCACTTCCGGCTCCACTAACTTTTGTTGCTAAAATAATAGGAGCAATGAATGCAAAGGATGAACCTAAGTATGCTGGTACTTGAAATTTCGTGATTAAAAGAAAGAAAATCGTTGCTATACCGCTAGTAAGTAATGCAATTGCAGGACTTAACCCAACTAGCTGTGGCACTAAAATAGTGGAACCAAACATCGCAAACATATGTTGAAAACTTAATGTTATAAGTTGTCCACCTGATGGCTTTTCGTTTACGTCTAACACTGCATTTGTCATGGGATTTTCCTACCTTTTTCCATAAGATTTATTATTCAAAGATGGTAACTGCATCAACCTCATCTGTTTCTACTACTTTTACAACAATTCTTTCACTACTTGATGTCGGAATATTTTTACCAACATAATCCGCTCTAATTGGAAGCTCCCGATGCCCCCTGTCAATTAATACCGCTAATTGAATTTGAGCAGGTCTACCTAAATCCATCACTGCATCCATAGCAGCACGGACCGTTCTTCCTGTGTATAACACATCA encodes:
- a CDS encoding polysaccharide deacetylase family protein, encoding MSVYLVKLVELISINIESDQSFLHIKLTTEKDVELLWKIDDFTAENLKALTVFGEHHKYRLSYYSSWDSTKNQYISYLTRTFLDQSEKIYFACSEAYVKGLKAIKTDEVNSQILLPSIATSLSIEPEKKKHKKSLQSFAWVSLVFMSVLTIVLVANSLLSMAETNENSKELKKNKTQEIEIPIASLKGKTDSFQKTSIPEQESALPLVELSENVNFSIQEGNVALTFDDGPSKFTKEITDILKEHDVGGTFFFIGKNVEKHHDSIQYVKFNGYSIGSHSMHHHNFTNLSVEQQEYELLHTNKLIENITQEKITLFRPPYGSKNEITIELMDKTNTKMVLWNADTEDWKSQNANEIVNYVVNSKTSGSIILLHESQAVIEALPRIIEHLKNQGLHIVSLN
- the pyrE gene encoding orotate phosphoribosyltransferase gives rise to the protein MTLENKIAKALLQVGAVELKPNELFTWASGIKSPIYCDNRITMSSPEIRKEIAKGLAEAIEKYFLGTEAVAGTATAGIPHAAWVSDVLELPMMYVRSKAKEHGRGNQIEGKVVPGQKVVVIEDLISTGGSSLVAVEALQKEGLDVLGVVSIFTYGLPKAEEAFKEAGITFVSLTNYDALVYAAKEAGTIAEEDLPQLTKWHSDLKQGLLK
- the pyrF gene encoding orotidine-5'-phosphate decarboxylase — protein: MKNSPIIALDFATAEDVYQFLSHFEQTLFVKVGMELYLQEGPSIVYKLKEMGHDVFLDLKLHDIPNTVGQAMKGLARLGADLVNIHAAGGEAMMIAAREGLEAGTTAGNRRPSIIAVTQLTSTSEKQMQEEQLIQATIDESVVHYAKLAKQANLDGVVCSVLEAKKIAEACGNDFLRVTPGIRLAEGDTHDQVRVATPSNAKVLGSSHIVVGRAITKAENPVFAYEKVLNMWEENA
- a CDS encoding dihydroorotate dehydrogenase; translation: MNRLAVELPGLSLKNPIMPASGCFGFGKEYAQLYDLSKLGAIMIKATTPETRLGNPTPRVAETPAGMLNAIGLQNPGLTKVMENELPWLEQYDVPIIANVAGYITEDYVTVAEAISKVPNVHALELNISCPNVKQGGITFGTDPKVAEELTKAVKAVSSVPVYVKLSPNVTNVNDIAKAVEAGGADGITMINTLLGMRLDTKTGRPVIANITGGLSGPAIKPVALRMVYDVAKQVSIPIIGMGGIATIEDVIDFLSAGASAVAVGTANFVDPFVCPTLIDQLPNKLDELGFNTISELVGRSHRL
- a CDS encoding dihydroorotate dehydrogenase electron transfer subunit, with protein sequence MIRQEQMQVVNQSQIATNIFELTLSGQLALEMNQPGQFVHIRVSDQMEPLLRRPISISSINKETLEFTMIYRADGRGTILLSEKRQGDQVDVLGPLGNGFSIDKIQAGQKALLVGGGIGVPPLYELSKRLVDKGVQPIHVLGFQTKDVVFYEKQFTELGETFIVTADGSFGHAGFVTNVLETLEDDFSVYYSCGPTPMLAALEKMYPEKEGYLSFEQRMGCGIGACFACVCETTEKTDADYVKVCSDGPVFESGVIRV